CGGCCTCCTCGCGCGAGGTGTACGGCGACAGCCCGCTGCGCGCGGTGCGCCGGGCCGTGGCCACGGGGACCCACGTGTGGTCGGCCAAGCCGCTGGCCACCCGGTTGCGCGAGGAGCTCGGCGAGGTGACCTTCGCCGACCTCGCGGTGCCGATGCAGGTCTGCGCGGCCCACATCGAGAGGGCCGCGGAGCACTGGTTCGACAGCGGGGACGTGGTCGAGGCCGTGGTCGCGAGCGCCGCCGTACCCGGTCTGCTGCCGCCGAAGCGGATCGACGGCCAGCACTACCTCGACGGCGGGATCGTGAACTCCGTGCCCGTCGCACGCGCCCACCAGCTCGGCGCGACCCGGATCTTCGTGCTCCAGGTCGGCCGGGTCGAGCGCCCGCTCTCGCCGCCGCGGCGGCCCTGGGACGTCGCGCGGGTCTCCTTCGAGATCGCCCGTCGGCACCGGTTCCACCGGGAGATGAACGAGCTGCCCGTCGACGTCGAGGCGCACGTGCTCCCCACGGGGGGCACCTCCGACCGCGACGACTCGGTGTGGGCGACCCGGGACTTCAGCGACGTGCCGGAGCGGATCCGGCTCAGCCGTGAGGCCGGGGCGGCCTACCTCGACGCCCATCTCTCCTGATCCCACGTCTCCGCGTCCGCGGGTCGGCGGTGGTGTGATGGACCCCGTGCGGGTCCTGAGACGGTTGGTGAGCGTGCCGCTGGTGCTCGGGCTGACCGTGCTGCTGTGGACCACGTTGCCGCTGTGGCTGCTCGTCGCGGCCGCGGCCTCCCCGTTCCTGCCGGGGCGGTGGCGTGCTCCGCGGCTGCTGTGGATGGTCGTCGTCTACCTGACGATGGAGGCGGTCCTCCTCGCGATCCTGCTCGGGCTGTGGCTGGCGTCGGGCTGCGGGCGCAGGCTGCGCACGTCGTACTTCGAGGGGATCCACTACGACCTGGTGCAGGGCGTGATGGCGGTGCTCTTCGCCGAGGCCCGACGCGTGCTGCACCTGGAGGTGGTCAGCCAGGGCTCCGTGCCCGACGCCCACCCGGGCGTGCCGATCCTGGTGTGCTGCCGGCACGCAGGGCCCGGGGACTCCTTCACCCTGATCCACACGTTGATGGCGTGGTACTCCCGGGAGCCTCGGGTCGTGCTGAAGGCGACGCTGGCCTGGGACCCGGTCATCGACACGCTGCTGCACCGCATCCCGGCGCGCTTCATCACACCGGGCCGGGGCATGGACCTGGAGACCGAGATCGCGGCCCTGGCGACCGGGCTGGACGAGAACGACGCCTTCGTGATCTTCCCCGAGGGCGGCAACTTCACCCAGGCCCGTCGCTCCGGCGCCATCGAGCGGCTCGAGCGGCTCGGGCTGCACGGGATGGCCCGGCGTGCCGAGGAGATGGTGCACGTCCTGGCGCCCCGGCCCGGTGGTCTGCTGGCCGCCCTGGACGCCGCCCCGGAGGCCGACGTCGTGCTCGTGGCGCACACGGGGCTGGACCACGTCGTGACGCTGCGCGAGCTGTGGCGGGCGATCCCGATCGACAAGCAGATCACCATGAAGTGGTGGCAGGTGCCGCGCGCGGAGATCCCCGCGGACCGCGACGCGCGCATCGACTGGCTCTACGGCTGGTGGGAGCGCATCGACGACTGGGTCGAGCAGCACCGGGTGGTGGCCGACGGACGCCCGCGGGACGACGAACGGCCGGGGGCGGACTCCCCCGGCCGCTCGTGACGCGCGGGCACTGCGAGCGCCCGCTCGGGCCTACTTGTCCTCGTCGATCTCCACGACCTCGGCCGGGTCGTCGGGCGTGGTCGCGGCGTGCTTGCCCTCGGCGCCGTCGGCCAGCGCCTCGTCGGGCGAGGAGCCGCCGGTGTCGTCGGCCTCGCTGCCGGCGGCGGTGTCGGCGCCGGACATCGGAGCCGCCGGGGAGGCCGGTGCCGGGGAGGCCGGCGGCGGCGGGGACGGCACGTAGGAGGACTGCCAGGACGCGGAATCCTGACCGCCGCCCTGCAGCTTCTTCGCCACGACGGCGACCGCACCGGCCAGGCCGCCGATGAGCACGAGCTTCTTGAGCTTGGAGCCCTTCTTCTTCGGCTCCTCGCCCTTGAGCTCGGCGACCTTCGCGGCGACCGCGCCACCGGCGGCGGTGCCGGCCAGGGCCGTGTTGGCCTCGCTGAGGCCGGTGCTGGCGCGCTCGCCGAGCTCCCCGGCCTTCGCCGAGGCGTAGGCGGCACCGGAGGCGACGTACGGCGCGGCCTTGCGGCGGGCGTCGGCGATCGCCGGAGCGGCCTTCTCGCGCGCCTCGCCGCTGAGCTCGACGGCCCGGTCACGGGCCTCGAGGAGGTAGGGCGTGGCCTTCTCGCGCGCATCGGCGATGGCGGGACCGGCCTTCTCACGGGCCTCGGAGATCGCGGCCTCGACCTGCGGGCGCACCGTCTCCACCACCGACTCCACGTAGTCGCCGGCCTGCTCGATGAGGGACTTCTTCTTCCGCAGACGCATCCGCGTCACTTCCTCTCGTCGGTTCACGTCCATCGAACCACGCCCGCTGCTCACCCGAGAAGGTGCCCGCGGAGGGCCACCTTGTCGCGCGTGCGAGGATCGTGGCTGGACGACGGCTGTTCGTCGTCCTTGGTGTACCCCGATCGCGTGAAAGGCAGTCATGGCTGACTCGCAGGCCGTCCTCAAGACCAACCGAGGCGACATCGTCCTCAACCTCTTCCCCAACCACGCGCCCGAGACGGTCGCCAACTTCACCGGTCTCGCGACCGGTGAGAAGGACTACGACGCCGGCAACGGCCGCAGCGGCCCGTTCTACGACGGCCTGGGCTTCCACCGCGTCATCTCCGGCTTCATGATCCAGGGCGGCTGCCCGCTCGGCACCGGCACCGGTGGCCCGGGCTACACCTTCAAGGACGAGCCCCACCCCGAGCTGGTCTTCGACAAGCCCTACCTGCTCGCGATGGCCAACGCCGGCCCCGGCACCAACGGCTCGCAGTTCTTCATCACCGTCGGCGCGACCACGTGGCTGAACTTCAAGCACACCATCTTCGGTGAGGTCGCCGACCAGGCCTCGCGCGACGTCGTCGACGCGATCGCCACCACCCAGACCGGCCCCGGCGACCGCCCGGTGGAGCCCGTGGTCATCGAGACCGTGGAGATCCGCGAGGCGTGAGCCAGGCTCCGACCCCCGAGCCGGGCGTGCCGGTCTGCTACCGGCACCCCGGCCGGGAGTCCCACATCCGCTGCCAGCGCTGCGACCGGCCGATCTGCCCGGACTGCATGCGTGACGCGGCGGTCGGCTTCCAGTGCCCCGACTGCGTGGCCGAGGGTGCCCGCAGCACCCGCCAGGCCCGCACGACGTACGGCGGCACACCCCGTGCCGACGCCACGGCCACCTCGATCGGGCTGATCGCGGTCAACGTCGGCGTCTGGCTGGCGATCATGCTGACCGGTGGCTCCGCGAGCCGGCTGGTCGACCTGCTGGCGCTGCAGTTCCGCGGCGGGTGCGTCCTCGACGGCTTCTACCGGCCCGCCATCGTCGAGCAGGCCTGTCCGGGCGCCTGGGTCCCCAACGTGGCCGACGGGGCGTGGTGGCAGGTCCTGACCTCGGGCTTCGCCCACGTCTCCCTGCTGCACATCGGCTTCAACATGCTCGCCCTGTGGATCCTCGGCCCGCAGCTCGAGCAGCTCTTCGGACGCGCGCGCTTCCTCTCCCTCTACCTGCTCTCGCTGCTGGCCGGCTCCGCCGCGGTGCTGTGGCTCAGCCCGGAGTACCAGGCGACCCTGGGCGCCTCCGGGGCGATCTACGGCCTCTTCGCCGCCCTCGTCGTGTGCGTGCGCAAGGTGGGTGGTGACCTGCGGCAGCTGGGGGCGCTGATCGCGGTCAACCTGCTGATCACCTTCACGGTCCCCAACATCTCCTGGCAGGGGCACCTCGGCGGCTTCGCCGGCGGCCTCGCGGTCGCCGCGTTGCTGGTCTACGCCCCCCGGGGCCCGCGCCGCTCGGCGTACCAGCTGGGGGGCCTGGCGCTCATCGCCGTGGTCCTGCTGGCCGCCGTGGCGCTGCGCCTCGCCGCCTGACCCGCCCTTCCCCGCCGAGCCGGCGTATCAATGCGCCGGTTCGACCCGTGTTCCCGCCGAGCCGGCGTATCAATGCGCCGGCTCGACCCGCGGTCCTCGCCGAGCCGGCGTATCAATGCGCCGGCTCGACCCGCGGTCCTCGCCGAGCCGGCGTATCAATGCGCCGGTTCGGCGTGCTGGGGCAGGGATCCATGCACAGGGTGTGGATCGGGCTGGGGATAACTACACGCGTGTGATTCTCCACAGGACTGTCCCCAGATGTGCAGAACCGCCCGCCGTCCACAGGGGACGACGGGCGGTCCGGGTAGTCGTCGGCCGAGGCCTCCGCGCGACTGACTGGGTCTCGACACGCGGGTCGCGGCTTCGTTCCTCAGCCGCGCCGCTCGCTCGACCACCAACGACGAGTCCGCTGGCGCGTCCTCGTCACTCCCAGCGCGTGGCGAAGGTGAAGCCGACGGCCATGAAGCCGATGCCGACGAAGAGGTTGGACTGGCGCAGGTCGTTCATGACCGGCACGGAGTCGAGCTGGTCGTTGGCCAGCACGTAGAAGGTGCAGATCCAGATCAGGCCGAGGATGAAGCAGCCGAGCATGCCGGTCACGATGCCGCGGCCGCGACCCAGCGGGGTGCTGGGGTGGGCGGAGACCGCCAGGCCGAGGAAGAACGCACCGAAGCCGATCACGTAGTTCCAGCGCAGCAGGTCGGCCATGAAGGCCGGCTTGCCCGCGACCGAGTCGATGACGGTCGGGTCGGCGCGCACGGCGGCGTAGTAGTAGACGATCCAGGCGATGCCCAGCACCATCAACGCCACGGCCACGATGAAGCGTGCCGAGAGCACGGGGCCCCTCTGTCGGTCGTCGAAGGGGTCGATGTCCTTCACGGCTGGTGCTCCTCGAGGTGTCCGGGTGGTGCGGGTGCGGCCGGCCCGTGCGGGCTGGTCCAGGCGCCTACCCTAGTGGTCGTGAGCACGGGTTCCCACGCGAGGCCACCGGCGGGTCACGAGGCCCCCCGGCCGTCCCGTCGCGCCCGGGCCCAGCAGGTGCTGGCGCTGGCGCGACGCCGCGTGCGCACCCGGCGGCGCACGACCGGCGGCGCTTGGCGCGTGGGTACGCCGGTGGTCGTGCTGCTCAGTGGCTCGCTGTTCGCCGTGAGCGCCGTCAACAGCGAGGGCACCGACCTGCGTGCGGGCCGATACACCGACCTCGCGTCGTTGGTGCAGGCCGAGGCCGACTCCTACGAGGAGCT
This genomic window from Nocardioides marinus contains:
- a CDS encoding patatin-like phospholipase family protein, translating into MTQPRTAFVLGGGGALGAVEVGMLGALLERGITPDLVLGTSVGALNGAFVAQDPTLGVVDRLTELWQGVAASSREVYGDSPLRAVRRAVATGTHVWSAKPLATRLREELGEVTFADLAVPMQVCAAHIERAAEHWFDSGDVVEAVVASAAVPGLLPPKRIDGQHYLDGGIVNSVPVARAHQLGATRIFVLQVGRVERPLSPPRRPWDVARVSFEIARRHRFHREMNELPVDVEAHVLPTGGTSDRDDSVWATRDFSDVPERIRLSREAGAAYLDAHLS
- a CDS encoding 1-acyl-sn-glycerol-3-phosphate acyltransferase — protein: MRVLRRLVSVPLVLGLTVLLWTTLPLWLLVAAAASPFLPGRWRAPRLLWMVVVYLTMEAVLLAILLGLWLASGCGRRLRTSYFEGIHYDLVQGVMAVLFAEARRVLHLEVVSQGSVPDAHPGVPILVCCRHAGPGDSFTLIHTLMAWYSREPRVVLKATLAWDPVIDTLLHRIPARFITPGRGMDLETEIAALATGLDENDAFVIFPEGGNFTQARRSGAIERLERLGLHGMARRAEEMVHVLAPRPGGLLAALDAAPEADVVLVAHTGLDHVVTLRELWRAIPIDKQITMKWWQVPRAEIPADRDARIDWLYGWWERIDDWVEQHRVVADGRPRDDERPGADSPGRS
- a CDS encoding peptidylprolyl isomerase, translating into MADSQAVLKTNRGDIVLNLFPNHAPETVANFTGLATGEKDYDAGNGRSGPFYDGLGFHRVISGFMIQGGCPLGTGTGGPGYTFKDEPHPELVFDKPYLLAMANAGPGTNGSQFFITVGATTWLNFKHTIFGEVADQASRDVVDAIATTQTGPGDRPVEPVVIETVEIREA
- a CDS encoding rhomboid family intramembrane serine protease — encoded protein: MSQAPTPEPGVPVCYRHPGRESHIRCQRCDRPICPDCMRDAAVGFQCPDCVAEGARSTRQARTTYGGTPRADATATSIGLIAVNVGVWLAIMLTGGSASRLVDLLALQFRGGCVLDGFYRPAIVEQACPGAWVPNVADGAWWQVLTSGFAHVSLLHIGFNMLALWILGPQLEQLFGRARFLSLYLLSLLAGSAAVLWLSPEYQATLGASGAIYGLFAALVVCVRKVGGDLRQLGALIAVNLLITFTVPNISWQGHLGGFAGGLAVAALLVYAPRGPRRSAYQLGGLALIAVVLLAAVALRLAA
- a CDS encoding cell division protein CrgA — protein: MKDIDPFDDRQRGPVLSARFIVAVALMVLGIAWIVYYYAAVRADPTVIDSVAGKPAFMADLLRWNYVIGFGAFFLGLAVSAHPSTPLGRGRGIVTGMLGCFILGLIWICTFYVLANDQLDSVPVMNDLRQSNLFVGIGFMAVGFTFATRWE